A window from Corynebacterium urealyticum DSM 7109 encodes these proteins:
- a CDS encoding site-specific DNA-methyltransferase — MTKQRLQLTWYNKDKALIPTEAGKYGYTWVDPSDPRYCETHTLVYDDYVQGSQTEKSEEFDYSERADLEPQDENLLILGESGDVLESLTRVPELAEKYVGKVKLIYIDPPFNTAQTFASYEDNLEHSIWLTMMRDRLLHMKKLLADDGSIWVHLDDVEVHRMRVLMDEVFGAGNFQAEIVWQKADSPRRGLGFSVDQDFVIVYRRSEAFEPNKALRTAADNARFSNPDNDPLGPWWDDNPSGNHGDGSGGMCYAIQNPLTGEMMRPPKGASWRYSQQRILDGLQGWVPYRLENLHDADWRASNEGVPRDKASDDVCALVLDVPLDEARKRVAARRISGDPLPEILIRSTGGIGRKAYIPTKGNNPRTWWENKDVGHNRAAKSELKALFPALTPFDTPKPERLLERIIHIGSNPGDIVLDVFAGSGTTAAVAQKMGRRWVTCELLESTFTTFTRPRLEKVVNDEDPGGITRTKGERVAAYDVELPDGVSPEDAAKFTRVLNKLIKDDPEAKKNPLTKALKAASKTRRTKEVLNWRGGGGFQVAHLSPACFDYNPELDRVMLTAAATGEALIQSVAANLGFTLLHADDDYIFDARRGNALLKVVEGVATVEIVDWLASQTQPGETIVLAATTVMDGVREHLRKTVKGSRVVALPDDLFRYSKGDEQ, encoded by the coding sequence ATGACGAAGCAACGCCTCCAGCTGACCTGGTACAACAAGGACAAAGCCCTCATCCCCACCGAGGCCGGCAAGTACGGTTACACGTGGGTGGATCCTTCCGATCCGCGCTACTGCGAAACCCACACCCTCGTCTACGACGATTACGTGCAGGGCAGCCAAACGGAGAAGTCGGAGGAGTTCGATTATTCCGAGCGCGCCGACCTTGAGCCTCAGGACGAGAACCTTCTGATCCTCGGCGAATCCGGCGACGTCCTCGAATCGCTCACCCGGGTGCCCGAGTTGGCCGAGAAGTACGTGGGCAAGGTCAAACTGATCTACATCGACCCACCTTTTAACACCGCGCAAACATTCGCCTCCTACGAAGATAACCTCGAGCACTCCATCTGGCTCACCATGATGCGCGACCGACTGCTCCACATGAAGAAGCTGCTTGCCGATGATGGGTCGATCTGGGTTCACCTTGACGATGTTGAGGTGCATCGGATGCGCGTGCTGATGGATGAGGTGTTTGGTGCGGGGAATTTTCAAGCAGAAATTGTTTGGCAAAAGGCTGACTCCCCTCGGCGTGGTTTGGGTTTCTCGGTGGACCAGGATTTCGTTATCGTTTACCGCCGTAGCGAGGCCTTCGAGCCAAACAAGGCTCTTCGCACAGCAGCCGACAATGCCCGCTTCTCTAATCCGGACAATGACCCCCTCGGACCTTGGTGGGACGATAACCCATCGGGTAATCATGGCGACGGCTCGGGAGGCATGTGCTATGCGATCCAGAACCCCCTGACAGGTGAAATGATGCGCCCTCCTAAAGGTGCCAGTTGGCGATATTCGCAACAGCGCATTCTTGACGGCTTGCAGGGGTGGGTTCCGTATCGGCTGGAGAATCTTCATGACGCTGATTGGCGTGCCAGCAATGAAGGAGTACCTAGAGATAAGGCGTCCGATGATGTGTGTGCGCTAGTTTTGGATGTTCCACTCGATGAAGCACGTAAGCGGGTGGCCGCACGACGCATTTCAGGCGATCCGCTCCCGGAGATTCTGATCCGTTCGACGGGAGGAATCGGACGTAAAGCGTATATTCCCACCAAGGGCAACAATCCTCGCACATGGTGGGAAAACAAGGATGTCGGCCACAATCGCGCTGCCAAGTCTGAGCTGAAAGCGCTCTTTCCAGCATTGACGCCATTTGACACTCCGAAGCCGGAGCGTCTCCTCGAACGCATCATTCATATCGGCTCGAATCCTGGTGACATCGTGCTGGATGTGTTTGCTGGGTCCGGGACGACGGCTGCGGTAGCTCAGAAGATGGGGCGTCGTTGGGTGACGTGTGAGTTGTTGGAGTCGACGTTCACGACGTTCACGCGTCCCCGTCTGGAGAAGGTCGTCAACGACGAAGACCCAGGCGGAATTACGCGGACGAAGGGGGAACGCGTCGCTGCCTATGACGTCGAACTCCCCGATGGTGTCTCGCCGGAAGATGCCGCGAAATTCACGAGAGTGCTGAACAAGCTGATTAAAGACGACCCCGAGGCGAAGAAGAACCCACTGACGAAGGCGTTGAAGGCTGCCTCTAAGACCAGGCGCACGAAGGAAGTGCTGAACTGGCGTGGTGGCGGCGGCTTCCAGGTCGCCCATCTGTCGCCTGCGTGTTTCGACTACAACCCAGAGCTGGACCGGGTGATGCTCACAGCAGCAGCCACCGGCGAAGCTTTGATCCAGTCTGTGGCCGCCAACCTCGGGTTCACACTGTTGCACGCCGATGATGACTATATTTTCGATGCCCGGCGTGGCAATGCCTTGCTCAAGGTGGTGGAAGGCGTGGCCACGGTCGAGATCGTCGACTGGCTGGCCTCCCAGACCCAGCCCGGCGAGACAATCGTGCTGGCGGCGACCACCGTCATGGACGGGGTGCGCGAGCACCTGCGCAAAACGGTGAAGGGCTCGCGGGTGGTCGCCCTGCCCGATGATCTATTCCGCTATAGCAAGGGTGATGAGCAGTAA
- a CDS encoding sulfurtransferase — protein MSQATSRRVHDTFSKIPGPFISGEQLYEAYRLGERMTIIDSHWAKTENSAWEAYVGQHLPGAMFCNPLQHLAGTPSRARGRNPMPGLAALQRSFYNWGITEGRPVVIYDAGRNIYAARAWWILRWAGVENVKILNGGTSQWEEAGGDVAGGIGALRGRGDFKIRPRSMPELYIDEIDVWCRDRMLVDCRDPERFRGVREPFDHQAGHIPSAVNIPVASLLDEEGKVLGGARLREIFASHGIDENTELTVHSGSGLDSALFLAAMEEAGLPVGRHFVGGWSQWSASSSRKIARG, from the coding sequence ATGAGCCAAGCAACTTCCCGGCGCGTGCACGATACCTTCTCCAAGATCCCGGGCCCATTCATCAGCGGTGAGCAGCTTTATGAGGCCTATCGCCTCGGCGAGCGCATGACCATCATCGACTCCCACTGGGCCAAGACCGAGAACAGCGCGTGGGAAGCCTACGTGGGCCAGCACCTGCCAGGGGCGATGTTCTGTAACCCCCTCCAACACCTGGCCGGCACCCCCTCCCGGGCGCGGGGCCGCAACCCCATGCCGGGCCTGGCCGCCCTGCAACGCAGTTTCTACAACTGGGGCATCACGGAGGGCCGCCCCGTCGTCATCTATGACGCCGGGCGCAACATTTATGCTGCTCGCGCCTGGTGGATCCTGCGCTGGGCTGGCGTCGAGAACGTGAAGATCCTGAACGGCGGAACTTCCCAGTGGGAGGAGGCGGGCGGCGACGTCGCCGGTGGCATCGGTGCTCTCCGAGGGCGCGGGGACTTCAAGATCCGACCCCGCTCCATGCCGGAGCTGTATATCGACGAGATCGACGTCTGGTGCCGCGACCGAATGCTGGTCGACTGCCGTGACCCGGAGCGCTTCCGCGGTGTTCGGGAGCCCTTCGACCACCAGGCAGGTCACATTCCGAGCGCTGTGAACATCCCCGTGGCCTCCCTGCTGGATGAGGAGGGCAAGGTCCTGGGTGGGGCCCGGCTGCGCGAGATCTTCGCGAGCCACGGCATCGATGAGAACACTGAGCTGACTGTGCATTCCGGATCCGGGCTGGACTCCGCCCTGTTCCTGGCTGCGATGGAGGAGGCGGGCCTTCCCGTCGGGCGGCACTTCGTGGGTGGTTGGTCACAATGGTCCGCCTCCTCCTCCCGCAAGATCGCGCGCGGTTAA
- a CDS encoding PTS glucose transporter subunit IIA: MTDGHDFEDLGSEGDVGAAGFGAADVDAVATGRGGAPGAERTPVGAPLAGTTAPLNAVPHPVFASGSAGAGVAVIPDPDKEIVEVQSPVAGTIVRMQPHMFVVELEDESARMLVQMGIDTDQLNGQGFATRWAEGSTVQAGTPVVTYAPKEVGRLGYDPIVLVLALSHGSGEIEFPVALSGPCAAQDELFRV, translated from the coding sequence ATGACAGACGGGCACGATTTTGAAGACCTCGGCAGCGAGGGGGATGTCGGCGCCGCAGGCTTCGGCGCTGCCGACGTGGATGCCGTCGCTACAGGCCGCGGGGGAGCTCCGGGGGCCGAGCGCACTCCAGTGGGCGCGCCACTCGCCGGAACGACCGCGCCGCTGAATGCGGTGCCGCACCCCGTGTTCGCCTCCGGCTCCGCAGGCGCAGGCGTGGCTGTGATCCCAGACCCCGATAAGGAGATCGTGGAGGTACAGTCCCCGGTCGCCGGAACCATCGTGCGGATGCAGCCCCACATGTTCGTCGTGGAGCTGGAGGACGAGAGTGCCCGCATGCTGGTGCAGATGGGCATCGACACTGATCAGCTCAACGGGCAGGGCTTCGCGACCCGCTGGGCCGAGGGCTCAACCGTGCAGGCGGGAACCCCGGTGGTCACCTACGCGCCCAAAGAGGTCGGCCGCCTCGGCTACGATCCGATCGTGCTGGTGTTGGCGCTATCCCACGGGTCGGGGGAGATCGAGTTTCCCGTCGCACTGAGCGGCCCGTGCGCCGCGCAAGACGAGCTGTTTAGGGTCTAG
- a CDS encoding SDR family oxidoreductase codes for MAKNTIPSSLSSWFLPPALPQVPDGSLAVVTGASSGIGKAVAARFVAAGFRVVGTTRNPATLTDPVPHVEYLALDLADPASIETFAEDVLALGAPGVLVNNAGESQNGPLEELPREALERLFQVNVIGHVELTQKFLPAMREQGFGRIVMIGSRLGSFPLSYRGSYVASKAAIRSFADSARSELSPFGVGISTVEPGAISTGLSSRRTIYVDDAGPYSRDFHRMLDTLNDNEAKGISAEDVAELVGTVVAEARPRAVYARGSLAPVPYILQRLVPRETMLRIMRAKHGL; via the coding sequence GTGGCTAAAAATACTATTCCCAGTTCCCTCAGCTCCTGGTTCCTTCCGCCTGCCCTCCCCCAGGTCCCAGACGGCAGCCTCGCAGTCGTGACCGGCGCGAGCAGCGGGATCGGCAAGGCGGTCGCAGCCCGCTTCGTGGCAGCCGGATTCCGGGTGGTCGGAACCACACGTAACCCGGCCACGCTCACCGATCCGGTACCGCATGTGGAGTACCTAGCCTTAGACCTCGCAGATCCGGCCTCTATTGAGACTTTCGCCGAGGACGTCCTGGCACTTGGCGCGCCGGGCGTGCTCGTCAACAATGCAGGCGAGAGCCAGAACGGCCCACTGGAGGAACTACCCCGGGAGGCGCTGGAGCGGCTGTTCCAGGTCAACGTCATCGGGCACGTGGAACTCACCCAGAAGTTCCTGCCGGCGATGCGCGAGCAGGGTTTCGGTCGCATCGTCATGATCGGGTCCAGGTTGGGGAGTTTCCCGCTGAGTTACCGGGGCAGCTACGTGGCCTCGAAGGCCGCGATCCGCAGCTTCGCCGACTCTGCCCGCAGCGAGCTTTCGCCGTTCGGGGTCGGCATTTCCACCGTGGAGCCCGGCGCGATCTCCACGGGGCTCAGTTCGCGGCGCACCATCTACGTCGACGACGCAGGCCCGTACTCGCGGGACTTCCACCGGATGCTCGACACCCTCAACGACAACGAGGCCAAGGGAATCAGCGCCGAGGACGTCGCGGAGCTGGTGGGCACCGTGGTGGCAGAAGCCCGCCCGCGTGCGGTGTACGCCCGGGGCTCCCTGGCGCCGGTGCCGTATATCCTGCAGCGACTCGTGCCGCGGGAGACGATGTTGCGCATCATGCGCGCCAAGCACGGCCTCTGA
- a CDS encoding D-isomer specific 2-hydroxyacid dehydrogenase family protein has protein sequence MKFYMPRPWDETIADIERVGHEHVGLEEAEVYINTDPRPDRIPEMPANIQWVQHCYTGVDQLIEAGVITADGLPWCNAAGAFAEPVAEAALALMLSAAHHHKAFAQAATWDVARELDKTQAWLYAQGRPREVAIVGAGGIGKRLAQLLRPFDVNLTEVTRTGPVTLKDVEWDRFDFVVSTLPLTSETAGFFNVELFAAMKDSAVFVNVGRGGTVVTDDLVAALRDGQLAAAGLEVVDPEPLPDGHPLYALPNCVMTPHMAASKHVATFHMGKIFNENAAAWEAGEPMPTRVNATAGY, from the coding sequence ATGAAGTTTTACATGCCACGTCCCTGGGACGAGACGATTGCAGATATTGAACGCGTTGGCCACGAACATGTGGGGCTTGAGGAAGCTGAGGTCTATATCAATACAGATCCGCGCCCTGACCGTATCCCGGAGATGCCCGCGAATATCCAGTGGGTGCAGCATTGCTACACCGGCGTCGATCAACTCATTGAGGCTGGCGTCATCACCGCGGACGGACTGCCGTGGTGCAATGCGGCCGGGGCATTTGCCGAACCCGTCGCTGAGGCCGCGCTCGCGCTCATGCTTTCTGCCGCGCATCACCACAAAGCCTTTGCCCAGGCTGCGACGTGGGACGTCGCGCGGGAGCTCGACAAAACCCAGGCGTGGCTCTACGCGCAGGGCCGGCCGCGGGAGGTGGCGATCGTGGGTGCTGGAGGCATCGGCAAGCGGTTGGCGCAATTGCTGCGACCGTTTGATGTCAACCTCACGGAGGTCACGCGAACCGGTCCCGTGACGCTGAAGGATGTGGAGTGGGACCGGTTCGACTTCGTCGTATCGACTCTGCCGCTCACCTCGGAGACAGCTGGTTTCTTCAACGTGGAACTCTTCGCGGCGATGAAGGACTCAGCGGTATTTGTCAACGTGGGGCGCGGGGGGACTGTGGTCACCGACGACCTCGTGGCGGCGCTGCGCGACGGCCAGCTCGCTGCGGCGGGCCTTGAGGTCGTGGATCCGGAGCCGCTGCCCGACGGGCACCCGCTCTACGCGCTGCCCAACTGCGTGATGACCCCGCACATGGCGGCGTCCAAGCACGTGGCGACGTTCCACATGGGAAAGATTTTTAACGAGAACGCGGCGGCGTGGGAGGCGGGCGAGCCCATGCCCACCCGCGTCAATGCCACCGCGGGATACTAA
- the clpB gene encoding ATP-dependent chaperone ClpB, translating to MSSFTPTTMTREAMQTALQDASNRGNPDIRPGHLLVALLEQQDSITQPILTAAGVNADAVRTQAKSLVEGYPTAQGSGMANPQFNRDALNAMTAAQELAGELGDTYVSTEVLLTGIAKGNSDAATILHNLGGTFDALRGAFESVRGNRKVTTEEPEGQFQALEKYSTDLTAAARAGKIDPVIGRDQEIRRVVQVLSRRTKNNPVLIGEPGVGKTAIVEGLARRIVAGDVPESLKGKKLVSLDLGAMLAGAKYRGEFEERLKAVLDEIKEADGEIVTFIDELHTIVGAGAGGDSAMDAGNMIKPLLARGELRLVGATTLDEYRQHIEKDPALERRFQQVYVGEPTPEDTIGILRGLKERYEVHHGVRIQDSALVAAASLSDRYITSRFLPDKAIDLVDEAASRLRMEIDSRPEEIDNAERIVRRLEIEEMALAKETDAASKDRLERLRSELADEKEKLAGLTARWENEKSSIDSLRGIKEELDALRRDSEIAERDGDYAKVAELRYGRIPDVERRLEEAEQAQAKAQAGNQEMMLTEEVTPDTIAEVVSAWTGIPAGKMLQGETEKLLEMESVLAGRVVGQKDAVNAVSDAVRRARAGVADPNRPTGSFLFLGPTGVGKTELAKALAEFLFDDEHAMVRIDMSEFGEKHSVARLVGAPPGYVGYDQGGQLTEAVRRRPYTVVLFDEVEKAHPDVFDILLQVLDEGRLTDGQGRTVDFRNTMLILTSNLGAGGNHEQIMDAVKAHFKPEFINRLDDVLIFDPLSEEQLEHIVDIQIGGLADRLASRRLTLDVSPEAKAWLAKRGYDPAYGARPLRRLIQKAIGDALAKELLSGAIRDGDTVRVDVDPHEVEGVDSLWIHRGE from the coding sequence ATGAGCTCCTTCACCCCAACCACCATGACCCGCGAAGCAATGCAGACCGCCCTTCAGGACGCGTCGAACCGCGGGAACCCGGACATCCGCCCCGGCCACCTGCTGGTGGCCCTGCTCGAGCAGCAGGACTCCATTACCCAGCCGATCCTCACCGCAGCTGGCGTCAACGCCGACGCAGTGCGGACCCAGGCGAAGTCCCTCGTGGAGGGTTACCCCACCGCGCAGGGCTCCGGCATGGCCAATCCGCAGTTCAACCGCGACGCCCTGAACGCCATGACGGCCGCCCAGGAACTCGCTGGGGAACTCGGTGACACTTACGTCTCCACCGAGGTGCTGCTCACCGGTATCGCTAAGGGCAACTCGGACGCCGCGACGATTCTGCACAACCTGGGTGGCACTTTTGACGCCCTGCGTGGCGCTTTCGAAAGCGTGCGTGGCAACCGCAAGGTCACCACCGAAGAGCCGGAGGGCCAGTTCCAGGCCCTCGAGAAGTACTCCACCGACCTCACCGCCGCCGCCCGCGCCGGGAAGATCGACCCGGTCATCGGCCGCGACCAGGAGATCCGCCGCGTGGTCCAAGTGCTATCGAGGCGCACGAAAAATAACCCCGTGCTCATCGGCGAACCGGGCGTGGGTAAGACCGCGATCGTCGAGGGACTGGCCCGCCGCATCGTCGCGGGCGACGTCCCCGAATCCCTGAAGGGTAAGAAGCTGGTCTCCCTCGACCTGGGCGCGATGCTCGCGGGCGCGAAGTACCGCGGCGAGTTCGAGGAGCGCCTGAAGGCCGTCCTCGACGAGATCAAGGAAGCCGACGGCGAGATCGTCACCTTCATCGACGAGCTGCACACCATCGTCGGCGCTGGCGCCGGCGGCGACTCTGCGATGGATGCCGGCAACATGATCAAGCCGCTGCTCGCCCGCGGTGAGCTGCGCCTGGTCGGTGCGACCACCCTGGACGAGTACCGCCAGCACATTGAGAAGGACCCGGCCCTGGAGCGCCGCTTCCAGCAGGTCTACGTCGGCGAGCCGACCCCGGAGGATACCATCGGTATCCTCCGTGGGCTCAAGGAACGCTACGAGGTGCACCACGGTGTCCGCATCCAGGACTCCGCCCTGGTCGCCGCCGCCAGCCTCTCGGATCGCTACATCACCAGCCGCTTCCTGCCGGATAAGGCCATCGACCTGGTCGACGAGGCTGCCTCCCGCCTGCGCATGGAGATCGACTCCCGACCGGAGGAGATCGACAACGCCGAGCGCATCGTCCGCCGCCTCGAGATCGAGGAGATGGCCCTGGCCAAGGAGACTGACGCCGCCTCCAAGGACCGTCTCGAGCGCCTGCGCTCGGAGCTGGCCGATGAGAAGGAGAAGCTCGCCGGCCTGACCGCCCGCTGGGAGAATGAGAAGTCCAGCATCGACTCGCTGCGCGGAATCAAGGAGGAGCTCGACGCCCTGCGCCGGGACTCCGAGATCGCGGAGCGCGACGGCGACTACGCCAAGGTCGCTGAGCTGCGCTACGGCCGCATCCCGGACGTCGAACGGCGCCTGGAGGAGGCAGAGCAGGCCCAGGCCAAGGCGCAGGCCGGCAACCAGGAGATGATGCTCACCGAGGAAGTCACCCCGGACACCATCGCCGAGGTCGTCTCCGCGTGGACCGGCATCCCGGCCGGCAAGATGCTGCAGGGAGAAACCGAGAAGCTGCTGGAGATGGAGAGCGTCCTGGCAGGTCGCGTCGTCGGCCAGAAGGATGCAGTCAACGCGGTCTCCGACGCCGTGCGCCGCGCGCGTGCCGGCGTGGCCGACCCGAACCGTCCGACCGGCTCCTTCCTCTTCCTCGGCCCCACGGGCGTGGGTAAGACGGAGCTGGCCAAGGCGCTGGCGGAGTTCCTCTTCGACGACGAGCACGCGATGGTCCGCATCGACATGTCCGAGTTCGGCGAGAAGCACTCCGTCGCCCGCCTGGTCGGTGCCCCTCCGGGATACGTCGGTTACGACCAGGGCGGACAGCTGACCGAGGCGGTGCGCCGTCGCCCGTACACGGTCGTGCTCTTCGACGAGGTGGAGAAGGCCCACCCGGACGTCTTCGACATCCTGCTGCAGGTTCTCGACGAGGGCCGCCTGACTGATGGCCAGGGACGGACGGTGGACTTCCGCAACACGATGCTGATCCTGACGTCCAACCTGGGCGCCGGCGGTAACCACGAGCAGATCATGGACGCGGTGAAGGCCCACTTCAAGCCGGAGTTCATCAACCGCCTGGATGACGTGCTGATCTTTGACCCGCTGTCCGAGGAGCAGCTGGAGCACATCGTGGACATCCAGATCGGCGGGCTGGCGGATCGCCTGGCCTCCCGCCGCCTCACCCTGGATGTCTCCCCGGAGGCGAAGGCTTGGCTGGCCAAGCGTGGCTATGACCCGGCCTACGGTGCCCGCCCGCTGCGCAGGCTGATCCAGAAGGCCATCGGCGATGCTCTGGCCAAGGAGCTGCTCTCCGGCGCGATTCGGGACGGCGATACCGTCCGTGTGGACGTGGACCCGCACGAGGTCGAGGGCGTGGACAGCCTCTGGATTCACCGCGGCGAGTAA
- a CDS encoding flavohemoprotein, protein MSRHAAPSDRGSIDLLSPILNQLGPLSARVRDILDAEAPAPAPTAQPLRTGESPDATLTAWSDLKPDQPLLARGLRPLLTSLGLAEHPGNYTGEYPQKEADFLIALGHDLRKHGLEAEHYGALARALGQAGADVPTLDEQAQATLEDAANLTCHLLALGAQRSTATATRTAEVLDVAEAYPGDEAAGRPAIGVIRVQESSPQPWWTGQYLDVRTPYGEKQWQYLHPATPANPDGLIEFHVRGDSAARRAILAEAQVGDQWVLGANYGFLSVAAEDERPVCMVAQDTGLAPLRALLLEIAQQPEPPETALYVGADSVAEFYELPSLLGFARAWDWLRVVPVAAEAAGIEELTGTSAELDGLLRVGHAVNAAIRDGAWQDARVLVAGNDAQVTASVDALLAAGADPSQLSVDRG, encoded by the coding sequence ATGTCACGCCACGCAGCACCCAGCGACCGCGGCTCCATTGACCTGCTCTCCCCCATCCTCAATCAACTCGGCCCGCTGAGCGCACGAGTCCGCGACATCCTCGACGCTGAAGCACCCGCGCCCGCGCCCACAGCGCAGCCGCTGCGCACCGGAGAGTCTCCGGACGCCACCCTGACCGCATGGTCGGATCTGAAACCAGATCAGCCCCTCCTAGCCCGTGGCCTCCGGCCGCTGCTCACCAGCCTGGGACTGGCCGAGCACCCTGGGAACTACACCGGCGAATACCCCCAGAAGGAAGCCGATTTCCTGATTGCCCTCGGCCACGACCTCCGCAAGCACGGGCTGGAGGCCGAGCACTACGGTGCGCTCGCCCGCGCGCTCGGCCAAGCGGGGGCCGACGTCCCCACTCTGGACGAGCAAGCGCAGGCCACGCTGGAGGATGCCGCAAACCTGACCTGCCACCTGCTCGCCCTCGGCGCCCAGCGCAGCACCGCAACCGCGACGCGCACGGCCGAGGTCCTCGACGTGGCGGAAGCCTACCCCGGAGACGAGGCCGCCGGGCGTCCCGCGATCGGCGTCATTCGCGTCCAGGAAAGCTCACCGCAACCCTGGTGGACCGGGCAGTACCTCGACGTCCGCACCCCTTACGGCGAAAAGCAGTGGCAGTACCTGCACCCCGCCACGCCTGCCAACCCGGACGGACTGATTGAGTTCCACGTGCGTGGGGATAGCGCCGCCCGCCGCGCGATCCTCGCGGAGGCCCAGGTCGGGGATCAGTGGGTACTCGGGGCGAACTATGGCTTCCTCAGCGTGGCTGCCGAGGACGAGCGCCCGGTGTGCATGGTCGCGCAGGACACGGGCCTGGCTCCGCTGCGGGCCCTATTGCTGGAGATCGCGCAACAGCCCGAGCCTCCGGAGACCGCGCTGTATGTCGGAGCCGATAGCGTCGCCGAATTCTACGAGCTGCCCAGCTTGCTGGGCTTTGCGCGCGCCTGGGACTGGCTGCGAGTAGTGCCCGTGGCCGCGGAGGCAGCCGGGATCGAGGAACTGACGGGGACGTCGGCGGAGCTCGATGGGCTGCTGCGGGTCGGCCATGCCGTCAACGCCGCCATCCGGGACGGCGCGTGGCAGGATGCCCGGGTGCTCGTCGCCGGGAATGACGCGCAGGTCACCGCGAGCGTGGATGCGCTGCTGGCAGCGGGCGCGGACCCCAGCCAGCTCAGCGTGGATCGGGGCTAG
- a CDS encoding D-isomer specific 2-hydroxyacid dehydrogenase family protein: protein MKYAIVPEPWEETTAALEAAGHERVALEDAEFLVFNGQPADFPELPESIGFVQVPFAGVDHILDLIRSTNVRWSNAAGLYDSTVAESTIALLLAQLHAHKRVDTWDNRDEVEAYTSFLFENTTVAIIGAGGIGKRLIEMLSGFGVKIIAVNRSGRPVDGAEAVPFSDIESVWPRADYFVFVAPLTDETKHLGNAAAFAAMPSHAVVVNVGRGPLIDTQALIAALDSREIAGAALDVTDPEPLPADSPLWTMPNVVITPHLANPPYSVRRRIGEHTVRVAEAYAAGEPLPTEVDPEAGY from the coding sequence ATGAAATACGCAATTGTGCCAGAGCCGTGGGAGGAGACCACGGCGGCGCTCGAAGCTGCGGGACACGAGCGTGTCGCGCTGGAGGACGCGGAGTTCCTCGTCTTTAACGGGCAGCCAGCTGATTTCCCGGAGCTGCCCGAGTCCATTGGATTCGTGCAGGTGCCTTTCGCGGGCGTGGACCACATCCTCGACCTCATCCGCTCGACGAATGTGCGCTGGTCCAATGCCGCGGGACTCTACGACTCGACGGTAGCTGAGTCCACGATTGCGTTGCTCTTGGCCCAACTGCACGCGCACAAGCGTGTGGACACCTGGGACAACCGCGACGAGGTGGAGGCGTACACCTCTTTCCTGTTTGAAAATACGACGGTGGCGATCATCGGTGCGGGCGGGATTGGCAAGCGGCTCATTGAGATGCTCTCCGGGTTTGGCGTGAAAATCATCGCGGTCAATCGCTCAGGCCGTCCGGTGGACGGCGCGGAAGCCGTTCCCTTTAGCGACATTGAGTCGGTGTGGCCGCGCGCGGATTACTTCGTCTTCGTTGCGCCGCTGACGGATGAGACGAAGCACCTGGGCAACGCTGCGGCGTTTGCGGCGATGCCTTCACATGCGGTTGTGGTCAATGTGGGGCGTGGTCCGCTCATTGATACCCAAGCGCTGATAGCGGCCCTGGACTCGCGGGAGATCGCGGGCGCGGCCTTGGACGTCACGGACCCGGAACCGCTACCGGCCGATAGCCCACTGTGGACGATGCCCAATGTGGTCATCACGCCGCACCTGGCCAATCCGCCGTACTCGGTGCGCCGCCGAATTGGTGAGCACACCGTCCGCGTGGCCGAGGCCTATGCGGCGGGGGAGCCGCTGCCCACGGAGGTTGATCCGGAGGCGGGCTATTAG